DNA sequence from the Bacillus pumilus genome:
TGTTCAAGAAATTGATCAAATGAGACATTGGATTCTTTCCCTGCAATATCAGATAGCGCTCGAACGACAACAAATGGCGTTCCAAAGAGCTGGCAAACTTGTGCAACGGCTGCGGCTTCCATTTCCACCGCATATAGCTCTGGAAACTTCTCTCTCACAAACGCTACACGATCCGGATCATTCATAAATGAATCTCCGGTTGCAATCGTTCCTTTTGCCACTTGGATATGATCGATCTCTAAAGCCGATTCCTCTGCCAGCTTCACAAGCTTTTCGTCTGCAACAAAAGCAGCTGGCAATCCTGGTACTTGTCCGTATTCGTAATTAAAGATCGTGACATCCACATCATGATGTCTAACATCAGTAGAGATGACAATATCCCCTACATTTAATGTGTGATGGAAACCGCCAGCTGATCCTGTATTGATCACATAATCCGGCTGAAAGCGGTCAAGCAGAAGTGTTGTGCTGACCGCTGCATTCACTTTTCCAATCCCTGATTTTAATAAAATCACTTCTTTATCTTCATAAACACCTGTTGTGAATTCACACCCAGCGATGTTTTCTTGTGTAGCATTCTTTAGTTGATCTCTTAATATCGTCACTTCTTCTTCCATTGCACCTATGACTGCGATTTTCAAATCAAAAACATCCTTTCATTCCCTTTTCTTCGCTTCTACGATCCAAACAAAATCATTCATTTGATGAAAGGACGTACTAAAACCTTCTTCTTCAAAGATTTGCTTTAGCACATCGATGGATGGATAATATTCTGTTTCTAAATCTTCAGCAAGCTGATCGAATCCTGACGCTTTCGCTTTGTCAATTTCAGCTTGATGTGCTGCTTGATTTTGAAACATTGTATCAGCAAAGACTATTTTACCATCTGAGTGAAGGATGTTGCTATAGGTGTGAATGGCTTGTTTTTTTTCTTCGTCCGTTAAATGGTGGAAAGCATATGAACTGACGATTGTATCCGGCTCAAATGGCGGCGCTGGAAATGATAAAAAATCCCCATCATGAATCACATCGGGTATTCCCTTTTGAAGAGCCGCTTTCTTCATGGCGTCTGATGGTTCAACGCCAAATACGTTCTTATCAGCTGCGAGCAGTGCCGCTGTTAAATTCCCCGTGCCGCTTCCAAACTCAAGAACATCTTGACCTGCACGCAGAACAATTTCTTTTAAAATAACCGGATACCGGCGAAACACTTCTTCATACTGCTCATCATGACCACTTACCGTGTCGTCATAAGAGTCAGCCCAATGATCAAATAAAGAAAGAAACTCACGTCCCATTTTCTTTCCCTCCACTTTATCTATTTATTCCTATGCGTATAGTATGTTTTAATCCGTCGAACAGTTCCTATCCTACCACATGTTCAGTTTCTTTCCTACTAAAAAATACTGGGAGGGGTAGAAAAATATTTGCTCTTTTAGAGGAGAGAGATTAAGATGAATGAAGAGTATGGAGAGGTGAATCAAATGGATTTTCAGTTGGATTTTCTAAAGGATAAAATTGAATTCTTTGAAGCATCGTCTTTAAAAGAACTTGAACAAAAGATCCAAAAACAAATTGAACATAATCAGGCAATCTTGCTGACCGTTCATTCTGTCAGTCATCAAACGACTGTGATCGATGACCGGATTTTGTATACAGCGGTTGTTCATTTTAAGGCGAATATCTAAAAAAAAGATAGCATGGCTGCTATCTTTTTTTCATGTTTATTTTAATTTTTCAACCTTTACAGGTTTCCAGCCTTTTTCATCTACCCATGTGATTTCCACGCGGTAGCGTTCGCCTGTTGATTTGTCACGGATGGTTCCCTTTGCATCTTGAGGGCCTCCGTTATTTCCTAACCAAAGAACTGTCATTTGATCTTCTGAAATTCCCGTTGCATAGGACATGGCTTTCATCATTTCTTTCCAGTCTTTTGAGTTAGAATCATAGGTTGCTGTATGTGAACCGGATTGCTCTGTTCCTACAGGCTCCCAGTCATCGCTTTCGTATGTTTTGTCTACGTCACTCGTTTTGCCGCCATCTGTTTCTTTGGCGTCTTTTAACGCATCTTTATTAGGCTCTTTTTCATCATCTGACTTCTTCGCATCGTCGTCTTGATCAGATGAGTCATCTTTTTTTGCATCTGAATCATCGGATGTGTCTTTCTTTTGATCTTTCACATCTTCATCTGATTTTTGTTTATTTTCACTTGTTGCAGGCGCTGTTT
Encoded proteins:
- a CDS encoding class I SAM-dependent DNA methyltransferase, coding for MGREFLSLFDHWADSYDDTVSGHDEQYEEVFRRYPVILKEIVLRAGQDVLEFGSGTGNLTAALLAADKNVFGVEPSDAMKKAALQKGIPDVIHDGDFLSFPAPPFEPDTIVSSYAFHHLTDEEKKQAIHTYSNILHSDGKIVFADTMFQNQAAHQAEIDKAKASGFDQLAEDLETEYYPSIDVLKQIFEEEGFSTSFHQMNDFVWIVEAKKRE
- a CDS encoding YrzA family protein, with protein sequence MDFQLDFLKDKIEFFEASSLKELEQKIQKQIEHNQAILLTVHSVSHQTTVIDDRILYTAVVHFKANI
- the mtnN gene encoding 5'-methylthioadenosine/S-adenosylhomocysteine nucleosidase — its product is MKIAVIGAMEEEVTILRDQLKNATQENIAGCEFTTGVYEDKEVILLKSGIGKVNAAVSTTLLLDRFQPDYVINTGSAGGFHHTLNVGDIVISTDVRHHDVDVTIFNYEYGQVPGLPAAFVADEKLVKLAEESALEIDHIQVAKGTIATGDSFMNDPDRVAFVREKFPELYAVEMEAAAVAQVCQLFGTPFVVVRALSDIAGKESNVSFDQFLEQAAIHSTDLVLRMIK
- a CDS encoding YrrS family protein — encoded protein: MSRNSRFEHRDKRRKANMVLNILIGIVVVLILVVATSLLIFNKPKDTDVAKEPSKTAPATSENKQKSDEDVKDQKKDTSDDSDAKKDDSSDQDDDAKKSDDEKEPNKDALKDAKETDGGKTSDVDKTYESDDWEPVGTEQSGSHTATYDSNSKDWKEMMKAMSYATGISEDQMTVLWLGNNGGPQDAKGTIRDKSTGERYRVEITWVDEKGWKPVKVEKLK